A single region of the Corallococcus silvisoli genome encodes:
- a CDS encoding LuxR family transcriptional regulator, translating to MELNAVGREIRVALLEDQQLFRESLVALLEGAGMKVVARCAETGAFLSNMRAAAADVAVVDLRLEHVGRAGAEDGMSALKYLHDFHPQVRALVLSGHQEPDVVERCFQVGAAGYLCKLTVGCDDVVRAVGRVARGERLLPVDLLHAQALHLDGGDMPPSVLTQLTFREREVLGYVAAGADNLKIAAHLGITERTVKAHLTSIYRKLGPENRAQLAVMACELGVPRPVMA from the coding sequence ATGGAGCTGAATGCAGTGGGGCGGGAGATCCGTGTGGCGCTGTTGGAGGATCAGCAGTTGTTCCGGGAGAGCCTGGTGGCTCTGCTCGAAGGCGCGGGGATGAAGGTGGTGGCCCGCTGCGCGGAGACGGGCGCGTTTCTGTCCAACATGCGCGCCGCCGCGGCCGACGTCGCCGTGGTGGACCTGCGGCTGGAGCACGTGGGCCGCGCTGGCGCGGAGGATGGGATGAGCGCGCTGAAGTACCTGCACGACTTCCATCCGCAGGTGCGCGCGCTGGTGTTGTCGGGCCATCAGGAGCCGGACGTGGTGGAGCGCTGCTTCCAGGTGGGGGCCGCGGGCTACCTGTGCAAGCTCACGGTGGGGTGTGACGACGTGGTGCGAGCCGTGGGCCGCGTGGCCCGGGGCGAGCGGCTGCTGCCCGTGGACCTGCTCCACGCGCAGGCCCTGCACCTGGACGGCGGGGACATGCCGCCTTCGGTCCTCACCCAGCTCACCTTCCGCGAGCGCGAGGTGCTGGGCTACGTGGCGGCCGGCGCGGACAACCTGAAGATCGCCGCGCACCTGGGCATCACCGAGCGCACCGTGAAGGCCCACCTGACGAGCATCTACCGCAAGCTGGGGCCGGAGAACCGCGCCCAGCTCGCGGTGATGGCGTGCGAGCTGGGCGTTCCCCGCCCCGTGATGGCGTAG
- a CDS encoding dienelactone hydrolase family protein — protein sequence MQVPVDDSVLVRGRWAVPAGARGVVVLARGSDSSLQSPRLAQTSRLFQAMGLGTLLMDLLTREEMEERRTRQLRFNVGLLGMRMAGAARWLQREAPTAGLRVGYFGAHTGAGAALSAAAFRPDQVEAVVSRGGRPDLAGAVLPRVRAPTLLLVGGADALGLDINRRAYEALRAKKRMDIIPGATHHFQEDLELEQVAELAGEWFLQHLGAPRDGAEQGPAP from the coding sequence GTGCAGGTTCCGGTCGATGACTCCGTCCTCGTCAGGGGGCGGTGGGCGGTGCCCGCGGGGGCCCGGGGCGTGGTGGTGCTGGCGCGCGGCAGCGACAGCAGCCTCCAGAGTCCCCGGCTCGCGCAGACCTCGCGCCTGTTCCAGGCGATGGGGCTGGGCACCCTGCTGATGGACCTGCTCACCCGCGAGGAGATGGAGGAGCGCCGCACGCGGCAGCTGCGCTTCAACGTGGGCCTGCTCGGCATGCGCATGGCGGGCGCGGCGCGGTGGCTGCAACGCGAGGCCCCCACCGCGGGCCTGCGCGTCGGCTACTTCGGCGCGCACACCGGCGCGGGCGCGGCGCTGTCGGCCGCGGCCTTCCGGCCTGATCAGGTGGAGGCCGTCGTCTCGCGCGGCGGACGTCCGGACCTGGCCGGCGCGGTGCTGCCCCGGGTGCGGGCCCCCACGCTGCTGCTGGTGGGCGGCGCGGACGCGCTGGGCCTGGACATCAACCGCCGGGCCTACGAAGCGCTCCGCGCAAAGAAGCGCATGGACATCATCCCGGGCGCGACCCACCACTTCCAGGAGGACCTGGAGCTGGAGCAGGTGGCGGAGCTCGCGGGCGAGTGGTTCCTCCAACACCTGGGCGCACCCCGGGACGGCGCGGAGCAAGGCCCCGCGCCGTGA
- a CDS encoding methyltransferase, giving the protein MSAAPLPSPREAPSPRALLHLLFNGARALDVVESALGLGLLDALEPGPVTLGELATRHGLLPKRLYKFLDCLESLGLVQREQTSDALEAARYRGVPGLRAAAEAVLGARSLERDREKYDWKALHGRLPEVLRGEHAMSAASFDWPPRTPEQVEGFEASMAAGLGPILETFRAHAGTLWPSGARLLDVGGGDGTLAEHLLRQHPALAVDVYNLPATEPLVARTRERAGLPAQRLGFVGGDFLREPLPRDYDALSFVRVLHDWPAEVARTLMQAAFAALPSGGRVLICEEFRTPERLAAQFFWSYFLIGVDTCVSRLREVEFYLEGLTAAGFANAHVLPGPFELVVATKP; this is encoded by the coding sequence ATGAGCGCGGCGCCCCTCCCCTCCCCTCGCGAGGCCCCTTCGCCCCGCGCCCTGCTGCACCTGTTGTTCAACGGCGCGCGCGCGCTGGACGTGGTGGAGTCCGCGCTGGGGCTGGGCCTGCTGGACGCGCTGGAGCCCGGCCCGGTGACGCTGGGGGAGCTGGCCACGCGGCACGGCCTGCTGCCCAAGCGGCTCTACAAGTTCCTGGACTGCCTGGAGAGCCTGGGGCTGGTGCAGCGCGAGCAGACCTCCGACGCGCTGGAGGCCGCGCGCTACCGCGGCGTGCCGGGGCTGCGCGCGGCGGCGGAGGCCGTGCTGGGCGCGCGCTCGCTGGAGCGCGACCGGGAGAAGTACGACTGGAAGGCCCTCCACGGCCGGCTGCCGGAGGTGCTGCGCGGAGAGCACGCGATGTCCGCCGCGTCCTTCGACTGGCCTCCGCGCACGCCCGAGCAGGTGGAGGGCTTCGAGGCCAGCATGGCCGCGGGCCTGGGCCCCATCCTGGAGACGTTCCGCGCGCACGCGGGCACGCTGTGGCCTTCCGGGGCCCGGCTGCTGGACGTGGGCGGCGGGGACGGGACGCTCGCCGAGCACCTGCTGCGCCAGCACCCGGCGCTGGCCGTGGACGTCTACAACCTGCCCGCCACGGAGCCGCTGGTCGCGCGCACTCGCGAGCGCGCCGGCCTGCCCGCCCAGCGGCTGGGCTTCGTGGGCGGCGACTTCCTGCGCGAACCGCTGCCCCGGGACTACGACGCGCTGTCGTTCGTGCGCGTGCTGCACGACTGGCCCGCGGAGGTGGCGCGGACGCTGATGCAGGCCGCCTTCGCCGCGCTGCCCTCCGGCGGCCGCGTGCTCATCTGCGAGGAGTTCCGCACCCCGGAGCGGCTGGCGGCGCAGTTCTTCTGGTCGTACTTCCTCATCGGCGTGGACACGTGCGTGAGCCGGCTGCGCGAGGTGGAGTTCTACCTGGAGGGGCTCACCGCCGCGGGCTTCGCGAACGCGCACGTGCTGCCCGGCCCCTTCGAGCTGGTGGTGGCCACGAAGCCCTGA
- a CDS encoding aminotransferase class V-fold PLP-dependent enzyme, translated as MTVAVLPGALRAEYPLLQSCTYLNSNSTGALPRAAEQVLADYWRTMRAWRDDTWDAWLSQMQAYADGVAGLIGAPAGCVALDTNLSAHLSRLGTCLDFSGERRRVVVTDLEFPTVPFIWKGFARYGAELVVVPSKDGRVDEAALEAAIDARTRLVCVSHGAFATGALLDVARVARAAHAAGALIATDAYQTVGAVPVDVRALDVDFLLGGAHKWLGGSETAFMYVRPELLPTLRPAATGWLAGASPLGFQQTSDYAPDARRMMGGTPAPLMVLLSRPGLELLKGVGMGAVREHSLQLTDRLMARADEAGLHVVTPREPHRRGGVVALRFPGDAQVTQRLVARGFICSHRGFLRAAPHFYNTLEEVDAFMDALLHEQRKEAA; from the coding sequence GTGACGGTGGCGGTGCTCCCGGGAGCGCTGCGCGCGGAGTACCCGCTGCTCCAGAGCTGCACGTACCTCAACAGCAACTCCACCGGGGCGCTGCCCCGGGCGGCGGAGCAGGTGCTGGCGGACTACTGGCGCACGATGCGCGCGTGGCGCGATGACACCTGGGACGCGTGGCTGTCCCAGATGCAGGCGTACGCGGACGGCGTGGCGGGCCTCATCGGCGCGCCCGCGGGCTGCGTGGCGCTGGACACGAACCTGAGCGCGCACCTGTCGCGGCTGGGCACGTGCCTGGACTTCTCCGGAGAGCGCCGCCGCGTCGTGGTCACCGACCTGGAGTTCCCCACGGTGCCCTTCATCTGGAAGGGCTTCGCGCGCTACGGGGCGGAGCTGGTGGTGGTGCCTTCGAAGGACGGCCGCGTGGACGAGGCCGCGCTGGAGGCGGCCATCGACGCGCGCACGCGGCTGGTCTGCGTGTCGCACGGGGCCTTCGCCACCGGCGCGCTGCTGGACGTCGCGCGCGTGGCGAGGGCGGCGCACGCGGCCGGGGCGCTCATCGCCACGGACGCGTACCAGACGGTGGGCGCCGTGCCGGTGGACGTGCGCGCGCTGGACGTGGACTTCCTGCTGGGCGGCGCGCACAAGTGGCTGGGCGGCTCGGAGACCGCCTTCATGTACGTGCGCCCGGAGCTGCTGCCCACGCTGCGGCCCGCGGCCACCGGGTGGCTGGCCGGCGCGTCGCCGCTGGGCTTCCAGCAGACGTCGGACTACGCGCCGGACGCGCGGCGGATGATGGGCGGCACGCCCGCGCCGCTGATGGTGCTGCTGTCGCGGCCGGGGCTGGAGCTGCTCAAGGGCGTGGGCATGGGCGCGGTGCGCGAGCACTCGCTGCAGCTTACGGACCGGCTGATGGCGCGCGCGGACGAGGCCGGGCTGCACGTGGTGACGCCGCGCGAGCCGCACCGGCGCGGCGGCGTGGTGGCGCTGCGCTTCCCCGGCGACGCCCAGGTGACGCAGCGGCTGGTGGCGCGCGGCTTCATCTGCAGCCACCGGGGCTTCCTGCGCGCGGCGCCGCACTTCTACAACACGCTGGAGGAAGTGGACGCCTTCATGGACGCGCTCCTCCACGAGCAGCGCAAGGAGGCCGCATGA
- a CDS encoding tryptophan 2,3-dioxygenase family protein has product MHTSTDYSHAEKLKQELTQPLFNPMLKKWVGKGELDYERYLHTGTLLALQSPEDERVSHDELMFQIVHQSQELYLKLASREMVEVVAEMDRDALWAVVARLARVQKILQCISAEMAILETMTPSDYQVIRRSLGNGSGQESPGYNTLRHAADGLESAMERMLERRGVTLLEVYSAGGPADLRHVCEQLVTVDEGFQGWLYAHFQLVRRTIGVDRSVKALDGLPSQVLAARMNLPLFRALWDVRVELTAGWKREGGYAPGAHRPSTDAHEPRVGGGCPMHAMHSSHAAHVPHPHPAPHAHASAFAHAQELRSQS; this is encoded by the coding sequence TTGCACACGTCGACTGATTACAGCCATGCGGAAAAGCTGAAGCAGGAACTGACTCAGCCCCTGTTCAACCCGATGCTGAAGAAGTGGGTCGGCAAGGGCGAGCTGGACTACGAGCGGTACCTGCACACCGGCACGCTGCTGGCGCTTCAGTCGCCCGAGGACGAGCGCGTCTCGCACGACGAGCTGATGTTCCAGATCGTCCACCAGTCGCAGGAGCTGTACCTGAAGCTGGCGTCCCGCGAGATGGTGGAGGTGGTGGCGGAGATGGACCGCGACGCGCTGTGGGCCGTGGTGGCGCGGCTGGCGCGGGTGCAGAAGATCCTCCAGTGCATCAGCGCGGAGATGGCCATCCTGGAGACGATGACCCCGTCTGACTACCAGGTCATCCGCCGCAGCCTGGGCAACGGCAGCGGCCAGGAGTCGCCGGGCTACAACACGCTCCGGCACGCGGCGGACGGGCTGGAGTCCGCGATGGAGCGCATGCTGGAGCGCCGGGGCGTCACGCTGCTGGAGGTCTATTCGGCTGGGGGGCCGGCGGACCTGAGGCACGTGTGCGAGCAGCTGGTGACGGTGGACGAGGGCTTCCAGGGGTGGCTGTACGCGCACTTCCAGCTGGTGCGCCGGACGATTGGCGTGGACCGCTCCGTGAAGGCGCTGGACGGCCTGCCTTCGCAGGTGCTGGCGGCCCGGATGAACCTGCCGCTGTTCCGCGCGCTGTGGGACGTGCGCGTGGAGCTGACGGCGGGCTGGAAGCGCGAGGGGGGCTACGCGCCGGGCGCGCACCGTCCGAGCACGGACGCGCATGAGCCCCGCGTCGGCGGCGGCTGCCCGATGCACGCGATGCACTCCTCCCACGCGGCGCACGTGCCGCACCCGCACCCGGCGCCGCATGCGCACGCGTCGGCGTTCGCGCACGCCCAGGAGCTGCGGAGCCAGTCGTGA
- a CDS encoding response regulator translates to MAEAKPRVLVVDDDPDLLDLVQRSLSAYGFDVQTHTSALGVSNIVRASEPDFVLIDVNFPALKGDKVVGLARQYAPPGTRFILYSASDEAKLRSLAIASGADGYISKSVQGADLAQKLNAMRLKPRPASPNRNPSPVES, encoded by the coding sequence ATGGCTGAAGCAAAACCGCGCGTCCTGGTGGTGGACGACGATCCGGACCTGCTCGACCTCGTGCAGCGCTCGCTGAGCGCGTACGGGTTCGATGTGCAGACCCACACGTCCGCCCTGGGCGTGTCCAACATCGTGCGCGCCTCCGAGCCGGACTTCGTGCTCATTGACGTGAACTTCCCCGCCCTCAAGGGGGACAAGGTCGTGGGCCTGGCGCGCCAGTACGCCCCCCCCGGCACCCGCTTCATCCTCTACTCCGCCTCCGACGAGGCCAAGCTGCGCTCGCTGGCCATCGCCTCCGGCGCGGACGGCTACATCTCCAAGAGCGTCCAGGGCGCCGACCTGGCCCAGAAGCTCAACGCCATGCGTCTGAAGCCCAGGCCGGCGTCGCCGAACCGCAATCCCTCACCTGTTGAGAGCTGA
- a CDS encoding response regulator: protein MAPHPFDVALAEAPLGYTLSLLLVGSERETRAMRDALEREDILSMLTLEPACTREALEQAMERPWALVLAGAEVPGMTWEDIQAAWVKRGKELAFVVSAPTWSVDTLASAMRAGARDYVTEDRYGHLPFVVARELRLHAERAQHQVTGVELKRTNYLLSNIIDALPFVLFVKEAETRRLVVVNKTFADAFKVTKEWLLGKLDHDYFPAEQAESFIAIDTEILETRKMKTFEEVARADGQDRIFATRKIPLVDDQGVARFVMGVTDDITERKQNEAMLRASKEELEAANKQLAASLEEIKKTRAVSARSLASYQQRALQMEIIRQQNEDLDRLAQELSVAKRNEEERAREAEGAVRLKSEFLANFSHEIRTPLNGIIGYCDLLMREEGNRLTPHGRRDLNVVKTNAKTLLALINDILDLSKIEAGRVEVVTEPVDVQELADECMATVKEYLKGKDVALTVQVDDDAKEIRTDALKLRQIMLNLLSNAAKFTDTGEVALTVVPAGSGELLMTVEDTGVGIPSDQLPFIFEKFRQVDGSTTRKVGGTGLGLAIVRELTRVLGGTVDVKSTLGRGSTFTVRLPDVLARTVGADSPHATERLVPVHDVAQRLAPMARPGSTVLVVDDDVLIQQLVTGQLEPAGFKVVTADDGIAALKLARELKPQAILLDIHLPRMDGWSVLSQLKSEPTLAGIPVILVSVEEQRARGFSLGACEYLVKPVEPERLVEVVQKSLASAGATAATGDVLVVDDDAATRELVSRNLRRAGFSTNEARNGEDALLKARVSPPSLVVLDLMMPNLDGFEVLRRLRAEKLSVPVVVLTGKTLSSEEEALLRDGFAGFVRKGGHALEDVIAQAKGLLMSQRAASAGKLPRVLYVEDSEQNRDIVRRYLGGLYDLIEAEDGEQGLERARNDTPDLILMDLSLPRLDGWEVTRRLRAFPDGQNVPVIAVTAHAGREYQDKAQAAGCTAYLTKPLDREQLIETIRQYLGRSHG, encoded by the coding sequence ATGGCCCCTCACCCGTTCGACGTGGCCCTCGCGGAAGCACCCCTCGGTTACACCCTGTCCCTGCTGCTGGTGGGCAGCGAGCGCGAGACGCGCGCCATGCGCGACGCGCTGGAGCGGGAGGACATCCTCTCCATGCTCACGCTGGAGCCCGCCTGTACGCGCGAGGCCCTGGAGCAGGCGATGGAGCGCCCCTGGGCCCTGGTGCTGGCGGGCGCGGAGGTGCCCGGCATGACCTGGGAGGACATCCAGGCGGCGTGGGTGAAGCGCGGCAAGGAGCTGGCCTTCGTGGTGAGCGCGCCCACGTGGAGCGTGGACACGCTGGCCTCCGCCATGCGCGCCGGCGCGCGCGACTACGTCACCGAGGACCGCTACGGCCACCTGCCCTTCGTGGTGGCGCGCGAGCTGCGCCTGCACGCCGAGCGCGCCCAGCACCAGGTGACGGGCGTGGAGCTCAAGCGCACCAACTACCTGCTCAGCAACATCATCGACGCGCTGCCCTTCGTGCTGTTCGTGAAGGAGGCGGAGACGCGCCGGCTGGTGGTGGTGAACAAGACGTTCGCGGACGCCTTCAAGGTCACCAAGGAGTGGTTGCTGGGGAAGCTGGACCACGACTACTTCCCGGCGGAGCAGGCGGAGTCGTTCATCGCCATCGACACGGAAATCCTCGAAACGCGCAAGATGAAGACGTTCGAGGAGGTCGCCCGCGCGGACGGCCAGGACCGCATCTTCGCCACGCGCAAGATTCCCCTGGTGGATGACCAGGGCGTCGCGCGCTTCGTGATGGGCGTCACGGACGACATCACCGAGCGCAAGCAGAACGAGGCGATGCTGCGCGCCTCCAAGGAGGAGCTGGAGGCCGCCAACAAGCAGCTGGCCGCCAGCCTGGAGGAGATCAAGAAGACGCGCGCGGTGTCCGCCCGGTCGCTGGCGAGCTACCAGCAGCGCGCGCTCCAGATGGAGATCATCCGCCAGCAGAACGAGGACCTGGACCGGCTGGCCCAGGAGCTCTCCGTCGCCAAGCGCAACGAAGAGGAGCGCGCCCGCGAGGCCGAGGGCGCCGTGCGCCTCAAGAGCGAGTTCCTGGCGAACTTCAGCCATGAGATCCGCACCCCGCTCAACGGCATCATCGGCTACTGCGACCTCCTGATGCGCGAGGAGGGCAACCGCCTGACGCCGCACGGCCGGCGCGACCTCAACGTGGTGAAGACGAACGCCAAGACGCTGCTGGCGCTCATCAACGACATCCTGGACCTGTCGAAGATCGAAGCGGGCCGCGTGGAGGTCGTCACCGAACCGGTGGACGTGCAGGAGCTGGCCGACGAGTGCATGGCCACGGTGAAGGAGTACCTCAAGGGCAAGGACGTGGCCCTCACGGTGCAGGTGGACGACGACGCGAAGGAGATCCGCACCGACGCGCTCAAGCTGCGGCAGATCATGCTCAACCTGCTGAGCAACGCGGCCAAGTTCACCGACACGGGCGAGGTGGCCCTGACGGTGGTGCCCGCGGGCTCGGGGGAGTTGCTGATGACGGTGGAGGACACCGGCGTGGGCATCCCGTCGGATCAGCTCCCCTTCATCTTCGAGAAGTTCCGCCAGGTGGACGGCTCCACCACGCGCAAGGTGGGCGGCACGGGGCTGGGGCTCGCCATCGTGCGCGAGCTGACCCGCGTGCTGGGCGGCACCGTGGACGTGAAGAGCACGCTGGGGCGCGGCTCCACCTTCACCGTGCGGCTGCCGGACGTGCTGGCGCGCACGGTGGGCGCGGACAGCCCGCACGCCACCGAGCGGCTGGTGCCGGTGCACGACGTGGCCCAGCGGCTCGCGCCCATGGCGCGGCCGGGCAGCACGGTGCTGGTGGTGGACGACGACGTGCTCATCCAGCAGCTCGTCACCGGGCAACTGGAGCCCGCGGGCTTCAAGGTGGTGACGGCGGATGACGGCATCGCCGCGCTGAAGCTGGCGCGGGAGCTGAAGCCCCAGGCCATCCTCCTGGACATCCACCTGCCCCGCATGGACGGCTGGTCCGTGCTGAGCCAGCTGAAGAGCGAACCCACGCTCGCGGGCATCCCGGTCATCCTCGTGTCGGTGGAGGAGCAGCGCGCGCGCGGCTTCAGCCTGGGCGCGTGCGAGTACCTGGTGAAGCCGGTGGAGCCGGAGCGGCTGGTGGAGGTGGTGCAGAAGAGCCTGGCCTCCGCGGGCGCCACGGCCGCCACGGGCGACGTGCTGGTGGTGGACGACGACGCGGCCACGCGCGAGCTGGTCAGCCGCAACCTGCGCCGCGCGGGCTTCTCCACCAACGAGGCGCGCAACGGCGAGGACGCGCTGCTCAAGGCGCGCGTGTCGCCGCCGTCGCTGGTGGTGCTGGACCTGATGATGCCGAACCTGGACGGCTTCGAGGTCCTGCGCCGCCTGCGCGCGGAGAAGCTGTCCGTGCCGGTGGTGGTGCTCACCGGCAAGACGCTCTCCTCGGAGGAGGAGGCGCTCCTGCGCGACGGCTTCGCCGGCTTCGTGCGCAAGGGCGGCCACGCGCTGGAGGACGTCATCGCGCAGGCCAAGGGGCTGCTGATGTCCCAGCGGGCCGCCTCCGCCGGGAAGCTGCCCCGCGTGCTGTACGTGGAAGACAGTGAGCAGAACCGCGACATCGTCCGCCGCTACCTGGGCGGACTGTATGACCTCATCGAGGCGGAGGACGGCGAACAGGGCCTGGAGCGCGCCCGCAACGACACGCCGGACCTCATCCTCATGGACCTGTCCCTGCCGAGACTCGACGGCTGGGAAGTCACCCGCAGGCTCCGGGCGTTTCCGGATGGGCAGAACGTGCCCGTCATCGCTGTTACGGCGCACGCGGGTCGCGAATACCAGGACAAGGCCCAGGCGGCCGGCTGCACGGCCTACCTGACCAAACCCCTGGACCGCGAGCAGCTCATCGAGACGATTCGCCAGTACCTAGGGAGAAGCCATGGCTGA
- a CDS encoding FIST signal transduction protein codes for MAHVKMQTARSTLTDPVAAAEDLLRQLHGPAPKLVTLFASRQRDQRALNRAVRERLPKETRLVGATTAGELDNNGIHENSVVLGALSGDFEVGLGLGSGLTGDAIAAGAQAIRRACEELGVRQQDLDARRYVGLVIDDGFRYKKEELLLGILEKNQTLVLVGGGANDSETDPARQSALIHVDGEVAGDGVLVALFKTNAPWAALRSHWYVPTGERLTITKVDETHTRALEIDGLPAARRYADILGVDNIADLEFGRPGGFASRPTALKVGREYFIRAAWRPLEDGSILFANLLEEGSELDLMKAGDLAGMTRDFFTEELPRRVQNPQAALLFHCSGRMWYAGATGTVPKLSEAMKLAPAAAGMNVHFEIYSGFHINTTLTVLAFGSN; via the coding sequence ATGGCACACGTGAAGATGCAGACGGCTCGCTCCACCCTCACGGACCCCGTCGCCGCCGCGGAGGACCTCCTGCGCCAGCTTCACGGCCCCGCGCCGAAGCTGGTGACGCTGTTCGCGTCGCGCCAGCGCGACCAGCGCGCGCTCAACCGCGCGGTGCGCGAGCGGCTGCCCAAGGAGACCCGGCTCGTCGGCGCCACCACCGCCGGCGAGCTGGACAACAACGGCATCCACGAGAACAGCGTGGTGCTGGGCGCGCTGTCCGGCGACTTCGAGGTGGGCCTGGGCCTGGGTTCGGGCCTCACCGGGGACGCCATCGCCGCGGGCGCGCAGGCCATCCGCCGCGCCTGCGAGGAGCTGGGCGTGCGCCAGCAGGACCTGGACGCGCGCCGGTACGTGGGCCTCGTGATTGACGACGGCTTCCGTTACAAGAAGGAAGAGCTGCTGCTGGGCATCCTGGAGAAGAACCAGACGCTGGTGCTGGTGGGCGGCGGCGCCAACGACTCGGAGACGGACCCCGCGCGCCAGTCCGCGCTCATCCACGTGGACGGGGAGGTGGCCGGCGACGGCGTGCTGGTGGCCCTCTTCAAGACGAACGCGCCCTGGGCCGCGCTGCGCTCCCACTGGTACGTGCCCACCGGCGAGCGGCTCACCATCACCAAGGTGGATGAGACGCACACGCGCGCCCTGGAGATCGACGGCCTGCCCGCGGCCCGGCGCTACGCGGACATCCTGGGGGTGGACAACATCGCCGACCTGGAGTTCGGCCGGCCCGGCGGCTTCGCGTCGCGCCCCACCGCGCTCAAGGTGGGCCGCGAGTACTTCATCCGCGCCGCGTGGCGCCCCCTGGAGGACGGCTCCATCCTCTTCGCCAACCTCCTGGAGGAGGGCAGCGAGCTGGACCTGATGAAGGCCGGGGACCTGGCGGGCATGACCCGCGACTTCTTCACGGAAGAGCTGCCCCGGCGGGTGCAGAACCCCCAGGCGGCCCTCCTGTTCCACTGCAGCGGACGCATGTGGTACGCCGGAGCCACCGGCACGGTCCCGAAGCTGTCCGAGGCCATGAAGCTCGCGCCGGCCGCCGCTGGGATGAACGTGCACTTCGAGATCTACTCGGGGTTCCACATCAACACCACGCTGACCGTGCTCGCGTTCGGTTCCAACTAA